The Asticcacaulis sp. MM231 genomic interval CGTGCCAAGTGTGCTGTCCCAGCCCTTGAAGGTGCCCTTGAGACCCGCCGAGAGCTGGAAGTCATATTCCTTCATGGTGTAATACGGTGTGAAGCCGTTCGGATAGATCGCCGTAATGTTACTATTGGCATTGGGCTTGCGACCGGCCTGACCAACTCGGGCATTACGGGTCGTGAAGGTGGTTGTGGCGAAGAACTGGGTTGTGTCTGTGACGGGAATGACGGTGTTGGTCACCAGGTCGAGGCTCTTGATTTCCGGTAGCCCGCCCTGATAGGTGCGACGATTGGCGGAGGCTTCACGCGGATCGGGCTGGCCGCCTATCGTATCGTACATGGTGCCGGTCACGTCGGAATTACGCACGACCTTGTCGCTGCTCTTGATCGCGAGCGACACTGTGGTGGAGCCATCGTGCGGCAAGGCGAAGCCTTGCGATGCCTGCGCCGAGATCGTGGTGCCATCACCCTCAAACCGTTGGCCCGCCTCAAAGCTGCCGGAACTGCCCGTCTTATTGGTCTTCAGAATGATATTGATGACACCGGCAATCGCGTCCGAGCCATATTGTGCGGCGGCGCCGTCGCGCAGGATTTCGATATGATCGATGGCGCTGGCCGGTATCAGGTCGACGTCTACCGGATTGGCCCCAGCCGATACGTTGCCCGAATTGAGGTTGATCGAGGCGCTGTTATGGCGACGCTGGCCATTGACCAGAACAAGGACGTGGACGCCTGACATGCCGCGCAGGCCTGCCGGGCGCACGATGCTGTCCTGCGACGAACTGCCGACTGCCATGGCCTGATACGAGGGGACGAGTTGGGTCAGGACATCGCGCAATTGCAGGCTGCCGGCCAGCTTGCTGATCTGGTCAGCGCTGATGATGTCTATGGGGGCAGGGCTGGAGGTCACGGTGCGTGGTTTGCCGCGTGAACCGGTGACAATCACTTCGGTGGTCGGATCTGAGGTGGCGGTTTCCTGAGCCAGAACCGGCGCAGCAACGAGGGTGGTGAGAGCTGACGCGGTCAGCAAGGTGGTGCGTAAAGACATGTAATCCCCTTCGATTTAACTGAAATTTCAAAACGCATCAGGGGGCTGGGAGCTTAACCTGAGGCGCTTTGTCGTATTAGGTGCAGACACATTTTTTTATTCAGTAGCGTCAGTGTTCCAAATGGTACACTGACCATATAGAAAATCACCACCAAATCAATTTAGATTTATTGACGTGAGGGTTTAGGCGTCAGACCGCGCTTGCGTGCTGAAGGTCGGGGCGCGAACTTTCGGTATTCACAGCGAGGTTATCAAAGGCCTGGGCCAGATCCGAGATCAGGTCGTCGACATTTTCAAGTCCCATATGCAGTCGAATGAGGGGGCCTGTCTCGACGCCGTCGCGGCACACGCGCTGTTTCAGTTGCGGATTGGCGTTGATGGCGAGGCTTTCAAAGCCGCCCCATGAGTAACCTAGGCCAAAAACCTTGAGGCTATTAAGAAAAGGCTCGACCTGATCGGCATAGCCAGGATGAAATTCAAAGCCGATCAGGCCGTTGATGCCAGAGAAATCGCGCGCCCAGATGCGGTGGTTGGGATCTGTGGGCAAGGCCGGACAAAGCACGCTTCTCACCTGCGGCTGACTCTCTAACCACGTCGCCACCGTCAAGGCGGAGGCGGCATGTTGCGTCATGCGCGTGCACAGGGTGCGCAAACCCCGGATCGCCGTATAGGCGTCATCGGGAGACACCATCCAGCCGACTTCACGATAAGCCGTTTTTAGCAAGGCTGCCGCCGGCCCCTTGGCGGCGGCCATCCCCATGAAAACATCGGAGTGACCACAGACATATTTGGTCAGGGCCTGGACGCTGACATCAACACCATGATCGAGCGGCTTGAACAAGACGCCGGCGGCATAGCTGTTATCGATGACGGTGAGGATACCGGCCTTGCGCGCCATAGCGGCGATGGCGGGAACATCCTGGATTTCAAATGTCAGAGAGCCGGGGGATTAAGAAAGATCAGGCGGGTGTTTGCCGTGATCAGGCCGGCGATATCTGCGGCCGTTGATTGTGGGGCGAAGTAGCACGTAGTGACGCCAAAGCGGCGCAACATGCCTTCAAAAAAACGCCGGGTTGGGCCATAGATGGTGTCGACGGCCAGCACCTCATCGCCCGCGCTGGTGAGAGCCAGTACAGCGCCGGTAATGGCGGCTAGGCCGGAAGGGTAGAGGGTCACGTCGTCCGCGTTTTCCAGTTTGGCCAGCATGTCGCGCAACAAGACGTGCGTTGTCAGGCCCCCGCGACCATAGGTTTGCTGCGACGTATCATAGATGTCTCTGGCCAATTCCAGAAGAATAGTGGAACCCCTCTGCACAGCGGGCGCAGGCGTCTGACGCAGTGTGGCGCCATCGGCGTGGCTGGCAATCAGACGGGTGTTGAGAGAGCGGGGGGATGCGGATGACATAGGCTACCAGTGGGCGGAAAGGATTAGGGGGATGCCAGCCGATTGTTCGGACAGCGACAACATCAAACCTAACACAGGGCCGCCAAAGAAATCTTCACCATAATTTTGATGAAAATTGCCAAAATTGGGATGAATGATCTAAAAGGTGGCGTAATATGTAATTTTAATTTGATTTAGCGCCGCTATATCTCTGTTCCATTTGGTACACAATGGTTACATCGTGACCTTCAAAGGTAGCGATGTCGTGTGCTTAATTTCCTCCATGGCGAAGGCCGAGCTGACGTCCGTAATCCGCACCTGGGAAATCAGCCGCTTATAGGCCCGGTCATAGGCCGCCATGTTTTCGACCTTTAGTTTGAGAAGATAATCGACCTCGCCCGTCATGCGATAAAATTCCACCACTTCCGGCATGGCGTGGACCACCTCGGCAAAGTGGCTCAGCCACGCTTCGCTATGCTCGCTGGTCTTGATGCTGACAAAGACGGTCAGTTCCAGGCCCAGACGTTCCGGGTTCAGCAAGGTCACGCGTTTGCTGATGACGCCATCTTCTTCAAGGCGCTTCATGCGGCGCCAGCAGGCGTTTTGCGACAGGTGAACGATCTCTGATACGGCAGACACCGACAAGGTACCATCTTCCTGTAGAGCGCCCAGGATACGCACATCGGCTTCATCGAGAGAAGTTCTATCGGACATGTTAAATCCATACGATTAGGCGCAAAAAGTTGCCGCCGTTAGAACGATGCCTAAAGAGAAGCATAGATTTGTGCAAGGATTCTGATCTGGAAGCGACCATCGAGGGCACCATCGCCTCGGCCTTGGGGCTCTTACCATAATGCCGGGCCAGGCCTATGGGAAGGCGATTTGTCTGGCTACCGCCGCCGTGCAGTAAATTCACCTTAAGCCGAGTGTCACTTTGCGTTTCGCTAATGAATTCAGGTGGCAGGTGGTCAGGTTGACGTTCGAAGGGAACACACATAACAACCATGCGCATTCCCTTCGAGAAGGCTGACAGTATTGAAGATCCTGACAGAAGCGCCGCTTAGTTCATGCGATATTTTACGCCTGCTCGGACAGTCCAGCCATTGAGTGTATCGCCCGCCCGCGCATCTGCCGTGAGGTGAGCCGACAGGTTCTCGTTCGACCGTGACTGCGCCGTTACGCCGACCAGAGCCTGACCGAAGGTTCCGGTACGCTGACCGGTCAGCCAGACCGCGTCGGACGTACCTTCCGGCACATAGGCGACCTGGCTCTTCGGCGCATTTTCCTGCCAGACGTTCACTTCGCTATAAGGAGTCCATGTGACGCTCTTGGTCGTCAGGCTCGTTCCAACGCGCACGCCCGCATGGGCAAGCTGGCTCTTGAGATAAGCGATCTGGACACGTCCCAGGTCATTCGGGATGACGAGAGCGTCAGCATTGACCTTGGTCCCCACATAACCGATGACCGGTTCAACGAAGACGCTCTTGATATCAAAGCGATTGGACAGGGCCACCGAAATCGTTTGTGAGCGCGCCTTCAGTCGACGGCTCGACAAGCCCAGCACCGGATTGGTCACATCCGAATTCAGGACTTCGTTACGTTCCTGAACGGACAGGCGAAGACCCTTGTGCGTGATGGCCGTATAGAAGCCATAGTTTGGCGCGTCGATCTTGAGGCTTGCGCCTGAGAGGGTATGATCGTCGATCCGAGCATGGGTCGAACCGCCCATGAAGCCTGCGCGCACACTGGTGCCCGTGCCCTGGATATTGTAGACGCCAACATCAAAGCCGTACTGCGTGCCATCTTGCGAAGATCTGGCCTTGGTCGTGGCGCCTGACGAATAAGCATCCGAAATCGTGAAATCGCCCTTCAACGACAACTCACCCGTATAGGCCCGTGCCCAGCTATGCCCCATCCACTGGTTGATGCCCAGACTGTTGTCGCGAACGAATACCTCGTCGGGCAGGTTTGCCAGATTGAGGTTTTGAGCCGTGACATAGGCCGTCAGACTTTCCGGCAGGCTTGAAAGGGCCGGCGTGTTCAGGCTGGAGACGATGCCCCAATTATGAGTGCCTGCAATCTTTTGCAGGCTGTAAGTCATCAGGCTATGGCTGCCCAAAGCAGCCTCAGTACCGATATCGGTATCCGCCGTCAGTGTGCCATCGCCGCCTCCGGAAGAGACCAGGACCACAGGCGTGCTCAGATACTTCCGGCCGTTGGCAGAATTATAGAGGCGCACGGTCGATGTGCCCGACAATGTGCCGACATTGAGCCTGTCAGTCTGGCCGGTCAGCATGTTGACATCGAACGACAGCACCGAACCCACAGCGCCGGTATAGGCCCCTGCAATGTTGATGACATCACCGGTACGACCATTGACCATGTGCACCTCACCGGCATTGCTCAAGCTGGAGGCATTCAGGACACCGGCATTGGAGAACGAACCGACCCAAATTTTGCCACCCGCCGCATTGGTGAGCGCGCCTAAACCACTAAAACCATTATCTTCGAGCCTTAAGGTGCCGCTATTGTTAAATGCCGCCCCATCGCCAGTCACATCGCCTTGCAGAATAAAGTTGCCGGAGTTGTTGACCACGCCATTGATCTCACCTCGCACATACGCATTGGCGCTTGTGTCCAGTGTGCCGTTAAAGGTCCCTGTGCTGGTAAATTCGCCTGCACTGGTCATATCTCCGTTCCAGGTTCCGGTATTGAAAACAGTCCCTGAGTTTGCCGACACAGAACCGTTCCAAATTCCATTATTATTAATCAGGTTCGAATTCATCAGAACATCACCATTCCAGGTGCCGTCGTTGATGAGATTGCCGCGGTTGGTGCTGATGCCACCGTTGACGATGCCCAAGTTCCTAACAAGGCCCGCATTCTCAAGCGTGCTGTTCAGAGTTGCGCCCGTGCGAATGCTTAATTGTCCATCCGCGTCGTTAACGAGGCGCGTGTTCAACGCTGCATCACTCAGAAGAGTCAGGATGCCGCTATTGGAAACGTCATCTATTGTTGCAGACGCTGCGATAAAGGCTGAACCACCGGTGGAATTGACCAGGGAACCGTTGATGGAGCCAGTGATCTGAGCCTGACCTGTGTTGGTCAGATTACCGTTGAGCGTACCTCTGTGGACGAAGTCACCAGCCGTCGTAATGTTGCCATTCCAAGTGCCTAGATTGCTAAGAGAGTTCGTGTTGCTGACAACATTACCATTCCAGACGCCGTCAGAATAGATATCGCCGCTGGTAGATATTACAGCACCGTTCATTGTGCCCGAGTTAGCTATGTAACCCGTATTGTTGCGCACATCGCCGTTCCACGTGCCAGTTGAGAGGTTCAGAATCCTGCCCGTATTGGTGTTGATGATAGCGTTATAGGTGCCTGAGTTCTCGACCTCACCAGCGTTGTCCAGATCGTCCGTTACCGTGCCGCCTTGCTGGATGAACAATTGCCCGCCCAGTTCATTAGTAATATGACCAGCGGTGATCGAAGCACCATTACGGACGATGACGAGGGCACCATTTTTGACCTGTACGCTTGAGGTGTTGTTAATCGAACCATAAAGACTGACGAATACGTTACTTTCGATAGTCGTCGCGCCCGTATAGGTGCTGTTTCCATTCATGAGGATCGATGTGAGGCCGCTTGTTCCGGTATTCGCAATTATCAGCGATCCGTTCGTAGTCTGATCGGTCAAATTTCCGTCCAGATTTACCGAAGTCCCCCTCAGGTCAATGGTGTTGGTGGTTGAATTGCCCAGCTGAAAATTTTGGGCAAAAGCGCCTGGCGTCGTAAAATAAAGCGTCCCGCCTGCGAATACCGCATTCAGGCCGTTACCCAGTTGCGCGGCGTCAAACCCGCCTGGCGCAGAGGTATCGATATCAGTCGATACTGGCGTTGTCGGGGTCGGCGTAAAGGTGCCCCAGTTGAAGGTCGTACCCGTGGCAAAAAACGAAACCGGTGTGGTGAAGGCCGTGTTTGAGCGATAGGTCGACAAGAACAGGTAATAGGTCTGCCCGGCGACAAGGTTGGCCGAGAAGGCGGAACACGCGCCCGTACAACCAGTTGTCGTTATGCCAACATTGCTAATCAGATTGTCAGCATCATCGTTACCGACAATGGCATTAGCGCTGGGGTTGAGCGGGTCAAAAGACCCCGAATACAGGATCGATACAGGATCGAAATTGGCTTCATAAACACCGAAGATGGCACCGTTGACGCTGGTATCCGGCGTGAAGAAGACTGTGACGTAATTGTAAGTATAATTTCCTGTCATCAGACCACTAACAGTCTGCTGAAAAACCTCTGGTCATTTTGATTTTGCCGTGATTCCCTTCTTGAGCGAGAAGGAGGAACCAATGCGTGGCGAGTTTCGGGATCAGGGCGGATTATTTTCGTACATATCGTTGGAAGAACGCGTTCCGGATACGCATCCTCTTCGCAAGGTTCGTGAGTTGGTTCGCGCGGTTCTGGTCGACCTGAACGCGGACTTTTCGGCGATGTATTCTGAGGAAGGGCGCCCTTCCATTCCACCGGAACAGTTACTGAGCGCCTTGCTTCTGCAGGTGTTCTACGGCGTCCGCTCGGAACGCCAGTTGATGGAGCAGTTGGATTACAACCTTCTGTTTCGATGGTTCGTGGGCTTGTCACCCGACGCGGCTGTGTGGGTGGCGACGACATTCACCAAGAACCGTGAGCGCCTGCAGAAGGGTGATGTTTTTACGAAGTTCATGACGGCCTTGCTGTGCCACCCAAAGGTTACGCCCTTACTCTCGGACGAGCATTTCTCAGTGGATGGCACGCTGATTGAAGCCTGGGCTTCGTTCAAGAGCTTCAAGCCGAAGGACGGGCCGGACGATACGGACGGGTCTGACTTCCATAATCAGAAACGCGGCAATGACACCCACGTCTCGACGACCGATGGCGACAGCCGCTTGTACCGCAAGGCTCAGGGCCGTGAAGCGA includes:
- a CDS encoding PLP-dependent transferase, encoding MARKAGILTVIDNSYAAGVLFKPLDHGVDVSVQALTKYVCGHSDVFMGMAAAKGPAAALLKTAYREVGWMVSPDDAYTAIRGLRTLCTRMTQHAASALTVATWLESQPQVRSVLCPALPTDPNHRIWARDFSGINGLIGFEFHPGYADQVEPFLNSLKVFGLGYSWGGFESLAINANPQLKQRVCRDGVETGPLIRLHMGLENVDDLISDLAQAFDNLAVNTESSRPDLQHASAV
- a CDS encoding PLP-dependent transferase, coding for MSSASPRSLNTRLIASHADGATLRQTPAPAVQRGSTILLELARDIYDTSQQTYGRGGLTTHVLLRDMLAKLENADDVTLYPSGLAAITGAVLALTSAGDEVLAVDTIYGPTRRFFEGMLRRFGVTTCYFAPQSTAADIAGLITANTRLIFLNPPAL
- a CDS encoding Lrp/AsnC family transcriptional regulator, whose translation is MSDRTSLDEADVRILGALQEDGTLSVSAVSEIVHLSQNACWRRMKRLEEDGVISKRVTLLNPERLGLELTVFVSIKTSEHSEAWLSHFAEVVHAMPEVVEFYRMTGEVDYLLKLKVENMAAYDRAYKRLISQVRITDVSSAFAMEEIKHTTSLPLKVTM
- a CDS encoding IS5 family transposase, which encodes MRGEFRDQGGLFSYISLEERVPDTHPLRKVRELVRAVLVDLNADFSAMYSEEGRPSIPPEQLLSALLLQVFYGVRSERQLMEQLDYNLLFRWFVGLSPDAAVWVATTFTKNRERLQKGDVFTKFMTALLCHPKVTPLLSDEHFSVDGTLIEAWASFKSFKPKDGPDDTDGSDFHNQKRGNDTHVSTTDGDSRLYRKAQGREAKLCYMGHALMENRNGLAVGSVVTQATGTAEREASEAMLAVRVKHTGKPATVGEDKAYDVAAHGEALRNLGVEPHVARNNATTKTGKTRTTIIDDETAASDGYAMSQTRRKMIECIFGWGKQHGTMRKTKHRGLEAVAGDFLLNLIAYNLIRIPKLLTA